One Candidatus Methylomirabilota bacterium genomic window, CCGCATTGGCCAACTTCTTTTCGACGAATGAGGTCGCTCGCTTCGGTCGCGTCGAGGTCCGAGGCTTCGACGCGGCCGGGAACCGGGTCCGCCTGGAAGCGCGGAACGGCGTCGTGAAGAAAGACGAGATCAGGGCGGCCCGGAGCGGCCGCGGGCGCGAAGGGACCAGCGCCAGTATCAACAACGAGCGCGCGACGGACCGCGGCCGAGATCTCGATCACGGCATCCGGGGCCGCGACCGCGCCGAGCTCGAACACGCCAGGCGAGACAACCGGATCGAAAAGGCCGATCGCCCCGAGCGGGTCGAGCGAGCGCAGCGGCCGGAGAGGATCGAACGGCCGCAGAGGATCGAGCGGGTGGAGCGCAGCGGCAGCAACTCGGGGCGGCACTGACCAGAGGGTTGCGCCGGGCTGACGACATTCGCGGACGACGGACGCCTATGGGCGTATAGTAGCGGCCCGAGGAGGAAGTTTCAGTGAGGGGCTCCTGGCCGCTCCTACCCGTTGTGGTGGTGGTTGCGCTCGCCCTGCTGCCGGGGCCGGCCTCGGCCGGGCACTTCGGCCATCGGGCCATCGTGGTGGTGAAGCCGGCGCCGAGCGTCTTCCCGCGAACGGTCGATCCGTGGAAGGTCTGGGGTTTCGTCAATCGCCGGCATGTCTTCGTCCATCGGTCGCCCGCTGTTTTCGGGAGCCCGGGGTTTGCTGGATCCTTCTTCCCGTCCATCGTTTTGGCGCCCCCGACCGTCGTCTACGCGCCGCTGCCCGACACCTATATGCCAGCCTCGCCCCCGGCGATGGCGGTCCCGTCGCCGCCGACGGTGATCGAGTATCCGACCGGACGCTACGAGCTCCGCGGAGACGGGGTCACCACGGCGTATGTGTGGGTCTGGGTGCCCAAGCCGCCGCCGCCGCCGGCCGCGCCGCCCGCCCCTCCCACGGCGCCGTCCGAAGCCCCGCCTGCGCCATCGGCGGCCGCGCCCACGGCCGAGCCCCGGCCGGCGGGCCCACCAAGCGAGATCTACAACTGGACCGACGAGCAGGGCGTGACGCACTGGACGAACAAGCTCCAGAAGATCCCGGAGCGTTATCGCTCCCAGGCGCAACGGCTAAGCTGAGCGAGGCTTCTTGAGCGCGATCCTCCTCCTGGCCTGCCTTCTGGCCCTGACGGCTTCGCCCGGCGCCGCCCAGGATTCCGCGGTCTTCATCCTCCCCGAGCGGACTCCGGCCCCGCCATTCACGTTGCCCGATCTGTCGGGCCGGACGGTCAGCTCGGCGCAGTTCGCCGGCAAGGTGGTCGTGCTGAGCTTCGGGGCGACGTGGTGCCCCACCTGCACGAGCGAGCTCAGAAGCCTCGAACATCTCCAGTCACGGTTCCCGAACGACGTGGTCGTCTACTTCGTGGCCCTCGATGGACGGGGCGAGGCGGACGTGAAACCGTACATGGACAAGAACGGTCACCGCGTGCCCGTGCTCCTCGACCCCCGGATGGCCGTCGCGCGGGAACACGGCATCCGCTGGATCCCGGTGACGCTGGTCATCGACCGCCAGGGGACGGTGGTGGGCCGGGCCATCGGGCCGCGGGAATGGGATGCCAAGGAAGCGCTCGATTTCGTCCAGTCCGTGCTGAAGCGCTGAGGGCTTCGGCCGGCGGAGGGACTGGCTCATGAGGCGTACTGGACTCGCGGCAACAACACTGGTCGTGATCCTCGTGGTGATGGGCGCGTTCGCCCCGGTCGCGGCCCTCGAGGTCGGGGACAAGGCCCCGAATTTCACCCTGCCGGCGACGACCCAGGAAAAGTTCTCGCTGAGCGAGTTCCTGGGCAAGAAGAACATCGTGCTCTTCGGGTTCATCGGGGCGTTCACCCCGACTTGAACGCGGGAAGTCGCCGCTCTCCAACTTGATCTCCCCAAGTTCGAGAGCCGCAATGCCCAGGTCGTGGGCATCAGCACCGACTTTCCGATGACCAACGCGGCGTGGGCGGAAAAGATGGGCCTGGCGTTCCCGCTGGTCAGCGACTTCCCGCGGCAGACGCTGGAGACCTACGGGATCCTCGACACCGACCCCAAGAGCCGCCTCTACCGGTACGCCAAGCGCTCGTACCTCATCATCGACAAGGCCGGGATCGTCCGCTACAAGAAGGTGCTCGACAATGCGCGGGAGCTCGTGCCGAACGACGAGCTCCTGGCGGAGCTGGACAAGCTGCGGTAGCGCGACCCTCCGGGCCCGCTTGTCGGGACAACCGAACCATCTCTGACGCTGTCGCTGAATAGTCGCTCCGCGCGAGGAACTCGACGGTCAGCGCAGGGACCGAAGTGCGGGCGCGGCTCTCACTCCGTCGGGGGCGCGGCGCTCGCCTTGATCCGGCAGGCGCTGCGCGATCCGCAGGGGCCCGGTCACGCCGGACCGAGGAGGTGGCGGGCGGAGCGACGAGTCAGTCGGTCAGGGCGAGGCCCCGCGGAGTCTATCAATCTGAGGCGTGATGTGCTTTTCCCGACAGGGCGGACAAATCGTGTGAGTGAACTGCGCTTCGGAGTGCTCGGCCACATACCGCTCGACGCTCTGCCAGTAATTCTGGTCGTTGCGGACGTTCTTGCACCAGGCACAGATCGGTAGGAGCCCCTGGAGCTGCCGCACCTGCCCCAACGCCTGTTCGAGGGCTATCACGCGATCGGCCAGCGC contains:
- a CDS encoding redoxin domain-containing protein; this translates as MGAFAPVAALEVGDKAPNFTLPATTQEKFSLSEFLGKKNIVLFGFIGAFTPTUTREVAALQLDLPKFESRNAQVVGISTDFPMTNAAWAEKMGLAFPLVSDFPRQTLETYGILDTDPKSRLYRYAKRSYLIIDKAGIVRYKKVLDNARELVPNDELLAELDKLR
- a CDS encoding TlpA disulfide reductase family protein — translated: MSAILLLACLLALTASPGAAQDSAVFILPERTPAPPFTLPDLSGRTVSSAQFAGKVVVLSFGATWCPTCTSELRSLEHLQSRFPNDVVVYFVALDGRGEADVKPYMDKNGHRVPVLLDPRMAVAREHGIRWIPVTLVIDRQGTVVGRAIGPREWDAKEALDFVQSVLKR